Proteins found in one Stigmatella aurantiaca genomic segment:
- a CDS encoding non-ribosomal peptide synthetase, whose protein sequence is MTHHAIEDLYPLSPLQQGMLFHSLYAPEAGQYFLQITCTLEGPVEPAHFEAAWQHVLDQHPALRTSFTWEDLEEPLQVVHRAVSVQLTRQDWSHLAPEAQHREMAGLLEADRRRGFALAQAPLMRLLLVRTGPRTHTFLWSCHHLLLDGWSLGLLLKECLDAYHALVRGERPARSVTRPYRDYIAWLQQQSAGQAEHFWRERLAGFSSPTPLPVARGAKAEGSWHGRSWLALPGETSERLRVLARTHALTPNTLFQGIWALLLSRYSGQSDIVFGTTVSGRPADLQGAHSMVGMFINTQPVRTRVDPDGLVLPYLQQLQREQAEARQYEYSSLVQIHGWSEVPRGQNLFETLLVFESFPFSRAEPPPGGGATVTDVETYDFTSYILHIDVVPGPAFTLLASYDRRQLDDAALERLLTHYAQLLEELAHQPERRLEELSMLPDAERRRVLIDWNQQRADYPFDSSIQQLIQEQAARTPDAIAVAHRDGQLTYRELNARSNRLAHPLITEGVGPDIVVALLGDRGVDFLAAIVGILKAGGAYLPLDPGHPAERLAQILGQSQTPVVVVSRERRALLDAALALLSAGARPRVLELPELLERQTPADDPPCRSHGRNLAYVIYTSGSTGTPKGAMLEHAGKINHLRGMIDYLQMESADVMAQTASQCFDISVWQFLAPLLVGARVQILDTELTRDPASFLAELDRTGITVLEVVPSLLTAMIEQLERMDPARLPMQALHWIMPTGEVLPPALCRRWLKLYPRVPLLNAYGPTETSDDTNLYTVSQPPPEDEERVPVGYSLPNLTMYILDPRLRPVPVGLSGELYIGGIGVGRGYLNDPVRTAASFLPDPFSAFSGARFYKTGDICRYRPDGSIEFLDRADFQVKIRGFRVEPGEVEAVLARHPAVRQAVVVARELPARGKQLVAYVVPREGAWPGAAGGSMRDSHEGIAILREFLQGHLPHYMMPSVFIALPTLPLNANGKVDRKALPVPDAAASQEKRAPAPPRTDVEERLVALWQEVLSRQPIGVEDNFFELGGHSLLAVRAHSRLRELFGIDLPLRTLFELTTVAQLAEKIEAIRWAASGPPKDEPEDVEREEVEL, encoded by the coding sequence ATGACACACCACGCCATCGAAGACCTCTACCCGCTCTCACCCCTGCAACAGGGGATGCTGTTCCACAGCCTGTACGCCCCCGAGGCAGGGCAGTACTTCCTCCAGATTACCTGCACGCTTGAGGGGCCCGTGGAGCCGGCCCACTTCGAGGCGGCGTGGCAACACGTCCTCGATCAGCACCCAGCGCTGCGCACTTCGTTCACCTGGGAGGATTTGGAGGAGCCGCTGCAGGTCGTCCACCGCGCCGTCTCCGTGCAGCTTACCCGGCAGGACTGGAGCCACCTCGCCCCGGAGGCACAGCACCGTGAGATGGCGGGCCTCCTCGAGGCAGATCGCCGACGCGGGTTCGCGCTTGCCCAGGCACCCCTGATGCGTCTGCTCCTTGTGCGCACCGGCCCTCGGACCCACACGTTCCTCTGGAGCTGTCATCACCTGCTGCTGGATGGCTGGTCGCTCGGGCTGCTCCTCAAGGAGTGTCTCGACGCGTACCACGCGCTCGTCCGGGGCGAACGCCCTGCGCGCAGCGTCACACGCCCCTACCGCGACTACATCGCTTGGCTCCAACAGCAATCGGCCGGGCAGGCGGAGCACTTCTGGCGCGAGCGGCTGGCAGGCTTCTCCTCCCCCACGCCCCTGCCGGTGGCACGAGGTGCGAAGGCCGAGGGTTCTTGGCATGGGCGCTCCTGGCTCGCGCTGCCCGGGGAGACCTCGGAGCGGCTCCGCGTCCTTGCCCGGACGCACGCACTGACGCCGAACACCCTCTTCCAAGGCATCTGGGCGCTCCTGCTCAGCCGCTATAGCGGCCAGTCCGACATCGTTTTCGGCACCACGGTATCCGGACGGCCCGCCGACCTGCAGGGCGCGCACTCCATGGTGGGGATGTTCATCAATACCCAGCCGGTGCGGACCCGGGTCGATCCGGACGGCCTCGTACTTCCCTACCTCCAGCAGCTGCAGCGCGAGCAGGCCGAGGCGCGCCAGTACGAATACAGCTCGCTCGTGCAAATTCACGGCTGGAGCGAGGTGCCGCGCGGCCAGAACCTCTTCGAGACGCTGCTCGTCTTCGAGAGCTTCCCCTTCTCCCGCGCCGAGCCCCCACCGGGCGGTGGCGCTACCGTCACGGACGTCGAGACCTACGACTTCACCAGCTACATCCTTCACATCGACGTTGTCCCCGGCCCCGCCTTCACCCTCCTGGCGAGCTATGATCGCCGACAGCTCGACGACGCGGCGCTTGAGCGGCTGCTGACGCACTACGCGCAGCTGCTCGAGGAGCTGGCCCATCAGCCCGAGAGGCGCCTGGAGGAACTCTCCATGCTGCCAGACGCCGAGCGCCGGCGAGTCCTGATCGACTGGAACCAGCAACGGGCGGACTACCCATTCGACAGTTCCATCCAGCAGCTGATCCAGGAGCAGGCCGCACGAACCCCGGACGCGATCGCCGTGGCCCACCGTGACGGCCAGCTCACTTACCGCGAACTCAACGCCCGGTCCAACCGGCTGGCGCATCCGCTCATAACGGAGGGCGTGGGGCCGGACATCGTCGTCGCACTGCTCGGCGATCGAGGGGTGGACTTCCTCGCCGCCATCGTCGGGATCCTCAAGGCGGGAGGCGCTTACCTCCCGCTGGATCCAGGCCACCCCGCCGAGCGGCTGGCGCAGATCCTCGGGCAGAGCCAGACCCCCGTGGTGGTGGTGTCCCGAGAACGCCGCGCGCTGCTCGACGCGGCGCTGGCGCTCCTGTCGGCCGGTGCCCGGCCACGCGTGTTGGAGCTCCCGGAGTTGCTGGAGCGCCAGACCCCAGCGGACGATCCGCCATGCCGCAGCCACGGGCGGAACCTGGCGTATGTCATCTACACGTCCGGCTCCACCGGCACCCCCAAGGGCGCCATGCTGGAGCACGCCGGGAAGATCAACCACCTCCGCGGTATGATCGATTACCTGCAGATGGAGTCGGCGGACGTGATGGCTCAAACGGCCTCACAATGCTTTGACATCTCGGTCTGGCAGTTCCTCGCGCCACTGCTGGTAGGAGCACGGGTCCAGATCCTCGACACCGAGCTGACACGGGATCCCGCGAGCTTCCTGGCGGAGTTGGACCGGACAGGCATCACCGTCCTCGAGGTGGTTCCCTCGTTGCTGACGGCAATGATTGAGCAGCTGGAGCGGATGGATCCAGCGCGGCTGCCAATGCAGGCGCTCCACTGGATCATGCCCACCGGCGAGGTACTCCCTCCCGCGCTTTGCAGACGGTGGCTGAAGCTGTACCCGCGCGTGCCGCTGCTTAACGCCTACGGCCCGACGGAGACCTCGGACGACACGAACCTCTACACGGTGTCCCAGCCACCACCGGAAGACGAGGAGCGTGTGCCGGTAGGCTACTCGCTGCCGAACCTGACGATGTACATCCTGGATCCTCGGCTGCGTCCGGTGCCTGTTGGGCTCTCGGGGGAACTGTACATTGGCGGCATCGGGGTGGGCCGAGGCTACCTGAACGATCCTGTGCGCACGGCCGCATCGTTTCTACCGGATCCGTTCTCCGCCTTCAGCGGGGCGCGCTTCTACAAGACGGGCGACATTTGCCGCTACCGTCCCGACGGAAGCATCGAGTTCCTCGACCGGGCGGACTTCCAGGTGAAGATCCGCGGCTTCCGGGTGGAGCCAGGTGAGGTGGAGGCGGTGCTCGCCCGGCACCCAGCAGTCAGGCAAGCCGTGGTGGTGGCGCGCGAGTTGCCAGCCCGCGGCAAACAGCTGGTCGCCTACGTGGTACCGCGCGAGGGGGCCTGGCCCGGGGCGGCTGGGGGCAGCATGCGCGACAGCCATGAGGGCATCGCAATCCTCCGTGAGTTCCTCCAGGGACATCTGCCGCACTACATGATGCCCTCTGTCTTCATCGCGTTGCCCACGTTGCCGCTGAACGCCAACGGGAAGGTGGACCGCAAGGCGCTGCCTGTGCCGGACGCTGCCGCCTCCCAGGAAAAGCGTGCGCCCGCGCCTCCCCGCACCGATGTGGAGGAGCGGCTCGTGGCGCTCTGGCAAGAGGTGCTGTCACGCCAGCCGATCGGCGTCGAGGATAACTTCTTCGAGCTTGGCGGCCACTCGCTGCTGGCGGTCCGCGCGCACTCCCGGCTGCGCGAACTCTTCGGTATCGACCTGCCGCTGCGGACCCTGTTCGAGCTGACCACCGTGGCCCAGCTGGCCGAGAAGATCGAGGCCATCCGCTGGGCGGCCTCGGGCCCCCCCAAGGATGAGCCGGAGGACGTCGAGCGCGAAGAGGTGGAGCTGTGA
- a CDS encoding non-ribosomal peptide synthetase, whose translation MTVLELVTGLRQRGVRLWLEQDQLRCSAPKGVLTEELRASLSAHKSELIDFLREAQAASPTHALITRAPRPPRIPLSFAQQRLWFLDRLEPDSPLYNMTAPLRLRGPLDVEAFRRACTEVVRRHESLRTTFQMAEDQPFQVIAPPAPHPVPLVSLEAHPPGGREAIALRMAREESSRPFDLTRGPLVRTILLRLAPDDHVLLLTLHHIVSDGWSETVLVREVAALYTAVPGTGPALPELPIQYADFALWQRSWLQGEVLERQLAYWRRQLAGAPQVLELPSDRPRPAAWSGGGASLWSLIPAELAEALRASARREGATLFMMLMAAFQALLHRYTGQDDIVVGTDVANRSRAETQGLIGFFVNQLALRARFEGNLTFRELLGQVRATALDAYAHQDLPFEELVKVLNPERSRGHASIFQVKLLLQDVALSELSLPGLTIQPVEVEQSSAKLDLTVFVAETPRGLECKWEYSTELFEEGTIRRMVAHYQRLLAGAVAAPGCRVSALPLLSTDEEHQLLAGWNDTQTEYPHAACVHALFEEQARRTPESLAVLHEGFALRYRELNERANQLARRLQAMGVGPETVVGLCLDRSPELVVGLFGILKAGAAYLPLDPTYPAERLGFMLQDARVPVLVTLERIADELPSQGEQLICLDSDQASLAREETSNLELPVTAGNLAYVLYTSGSTGKPKGTMIEHRGVVNYLSWCTGAYRVAEGSGAPVHSSISFDLTVTSLLAPLVAGRTVTLVPEDNRLEGLAKALRSTPDFSLVKLTPTHLRLIARQLDAAALAGQARALVIGGETLTAEALEPWRNHAPGTRLINEYGPTETVVGCCVHEARPGDARTGSIPIGRPIANTRLYVLDEHLRLVPVGVPGELYIGGAGVARGYLDRPELTAERFVPDPFGGVPGARLYRTGDRVRRFPDGVLDFLGRRDEQVKVRGYRIELGEIEAVLGQAPGVREVVAAAREDIEGSKRLVAYVVPDEGAGMDPEVLRQLARAKLPEHMVPSVVVPLDALPLSPNGKVDRRALPAPEALAREARHTYVAPRTSTQALLCSLGAEVLRLERVGIRDNFFDLGGDSILGVQLIGRANRAGLNLTPKQLFDHQTFEELAAVAGTGGAITAEQGLVKGDVPLTPIQLWFFRQPQPAPHHFNQAVLLETHALFRPDLLEPAIQALLAHHDALRLRFEETGHGWTQHCVEMERAPAVSMFDLSGLPPERQRRELEATAARLQESLDLQQGPLLRAAWFDLGHGNPGRLLLFAHHLAVDGFSWRVLLEDLQAAHQELLQGRELLLPAKTTSYQHWSRRLREYAASSAPAFDYWRRQDRSNVARLPEDVPGDSAPSDTAADARTYSVELGAEETSALLREVLETFRCGMNDVLLTALASVLAHWTGGRRWLVDMEGHGREPLFDDVDLSRTVGWFTSIFPAVLEASANDGLLELLESVKAQLQRIPNQGIDFGVLRYLRQDDAGGAPADEAQVLFNYLGQFDQVFAGDGLFQPAEESPGPTVSPLAPRTHALEVNGLIHGGRLRIGWTYSEARHRAATIAQLAERFLQVLRELVALARAGGHRGRAASFPLARLAPMALERLLADAPGTEDVYPLVLGQREMFKHTRAHPGAWAYFTQLSCRVVGPFSPDAFVAACQRVMERHPALRSSVALEAMPEPHQLVHREPVLPVERLDWTERTDSDVRATLEQLLEADRETSFSPDRPPLLRLTFIQLAPQAFHLVWSSHHGMLDGWSMSLLLEEVFTVYGAISRGAPVELPPRPPFRELVVWLQRQQPWRAEAYWRRELADLTGPPVASRSPAGGQRFLEHERYAERTIEMAPTTTEALQELARAHRLTLNTLIQGAWALVLANDHRTQEVVFGVTAAVRPVDIPGVEDMVGHLINTLPARVRLVPGAPVLEWLAQLQAQQVEQRQFGHVPLSTVRRWTGLPDDSPLFDSVLRFENYPIRFVLERAAPGFTVEAMRIIDRWPYPLSLVAVPGPPLRLELGWQRDRIDEDTATRALEQMQYVLERLLGDPGQTLSALVEGLQGQTLPASGSLGPSATARTSPGAG comes from the coding sequence GTGACAGTCCTCGAGCTGGTCACGGGGCTGCGCCAGCGCGGCGTGAGGCTGTGGCTGGAGCAGGATCAGCTCCGTTGCAGCGCGCCCAAGGGCGTGCTCACCGAGGAGCTGCGCGCCTCCTTGAGTGCCCACAAATCGGAGCTGATCGATTTCCTTCGGGAGGCCCAGGCGGCCTCCCCCACCCACGCCCTCATCACGAGGGCGCCGCGGCCCCCGCGGATTCCTCTGTCATTCGCACAGCAGCGGCTGTGGTTTCTCGACCGGCTCGAGCCGGACAGCCCCCTGTACAACATGACGGCGCCGCTCAGATTGCGAGGCCCGCTCGACGTGGAGGCATTCCGGCGTGCCTGCACCGAGGTGGTGCGGCGCCACGAGTCGCTGCGCACCACCTTCCAGATGGCAGAGGACCAGCCATTCCAGGTCATCGCCCCGCCAGCACCCCACCCCGTCCCGTTGGTGTCGCTCGAGGCACATCCGCCCGGAGGCCGCGAGGCGATCGCCTTGAGAATGGCCCGGGAAGAGAGCTCGCGGCCATTTGATCTGACCCGGGGGCCGCTCGTGCGGACCATCCTGCTGCGGCTCGCCCCGGACGATCACGTGCTGCTGCTCACCCTCCATCACATTGTCTCCGACGGCTGGTCCGAGACCGTGCTCGTACGGGAGGTGGCCGCGCTTTACACTGCGGTACCCGGCACCGGGCCTGCTCTACCGGAGTTGCCCATCCAGTACGCGGACTTCGCGCTCTGGCAGCGGAGCTGGCTCCAGGGGGAGGTGCTCGAACGCCAGCTCGCGTATTGGCGGCGGCAGCTCGCGGGTGCTCCGCAGGTGCTGGAGCTGCCGTCGGACCGGCCGCGTCCGGCGGCGTGGAGTGGCGGGGGCGCCAGCCTGTGGTCCCTCATTCCCGCGGAGCTGGCGGAGGCGCTCCGGGCATCAGCCCGGCGCGAAGGCGCGACACTGTTCATGATGCTGATGGCGGCGTTCCAAGCGCTCCTTCATCGCTACACCGGGCAGGATGACATCGTCGTGGGCACGGACGTGGCCAATCGCAGCCGTGCCGAGACCCAGGGACTGATCGGCTTCTTCGTCAACCAGCTCGCGCTGCGCGCCCGCTTCGAGGGAAACCTTACGTTCCGGGAACTGCTCGGGCAGGTGCGCGCCACGGCACTGGACGCGTACGCGCATCAGGACCTGCCCTTCGAGGAGCTGGTCAAGGTGCTCAATCCCGAGCGCAGCCGGGGCCATGCGTCCATCTTTCAAGTAAAGCTGCTGCTCCAGGACGTGGCGCTCTCGGAGCTATCGCTGCCCGGGCTCACGATCCAGCCGGTGGAGGTGGAGCAATCCTCCGCGAAGCTGGACCTCACCGTCTTCGTGGCGGAGACGCCGCGGGGACTGGAGTGCAAGTGGGAGTACAGCACGGAGCTGTTCGAGGAGGGCACCATCCGCCGGATGGTGGCGCACTACCAGCGGCTCCTGGCCGGCGCGGTGGCGGCCCCCGGCTGCCGCGTCTCCGCGCTCCCGCTCCTGTCCACGGACGAGGAGCACCAACTGCTCGCCGGCTGGAACGACACCCAGACGGAGTACCCACACGCCGCCTGCGTTCATGCGCTCTTCGAGGAGCAGGCCCGCCGGACGCCCGAGTCCCTCGCGGTCCTCCACGAAGGCTTCGCACTCCGCTACCGCGAGCTGAACGAGCGGGCGAACCAGCTTGCCAGGCGCTTGCAGGCGATGGGCGTTGGCCCCGAGACGGTGGTCGGCCTGTGCCTCGATCGCAGCCCGGAGTTGGTGGTGGGCCTGTTCGGAATCCTCAAGGCGGGCGCTGCCTACCTCCCGCTCGACCCCACCTACCCCGCCGAGCGGCTCGGTTTCATGCTCCAGGACGCCCGCGTTCCGGTGCTGGTGACCCTCGAACGGATCGCCGATGAACTCCCCTCGCAGGGCGAGCAGCTGATTTGCCTGGACTCGGACCAAGCGTCACTGGCGCGCGAGGAGACTTCGAATCTGGAGCTCCCCGTCACCGCCGGGAACCTGGCGTATGTCCTCTACACCTCGGGCTCCACCGGCAAGCCGAAGGGGACGATGATCGAACACCGGGGGGTGGTGAACTACCTGAGCTGGTGTACCGGCGCGTACCGCGTGGCGGAGGGCTCAGGGGCTCCAGTGCATTCCTCCATTTCCTTCGACCTGACGGTGACGAGCCTTCTCGCGCCGCTGGTGGCAGGACGGACGGTGACGCTGGTACCAGAGGACAACCGGCTGGAGGGACTGGCCAAGGCACTCCGCTCGACGCCGGATTTCAGCCTGGTCAAGCTGACGCCGACGCACCTGAGGCTGATCGCGCGGCAGCTCGACGCGGCAGCGCTGGCCGGGCAGGCGCGAGCGCTCGTCATTGGCGGGGAGACATTGACCGCCGAAGCGCTGGAGCCCTGGAGGAACCATGCGCCGGGGACACGGCTCATCAATGAATACGGCCCGACCGAGACGGTGGTGGGCTGCTGCGTCCACGAGGCCAGGCCAGGTGACGCACGCACAGGGTCAATCCCGATCGGCCGGCCGATCGCGAATACGCGGCTCTACGTGCTCGACGAGCACCTGCGCCTCGTCCCGGTGGGAGTGCCCGGGGAACTCTATATCGGCGGGGCCGGCGTGGCCCGCGGCTACCTCGACCGGCCGGAGCTGACCGCGGAGCGCTTCGTGCCGGATCCGTTCGGCGGCGTCCCTGGCGCCCGGCTGTACCGGACTGGGGATCGGGTGCGCCGCTTCCCGGATGGAGTCCTGGACTTTCTCGGCCGCAGGGACGAGCAGGTCAAGGTGCGTGGATATCGCATCGAGTTGGGTGAGATTGAGGCGGTGCTCGGCCAGGCCCCTGGCGTCCGCGAGGTGGTGGCGGCCGCGCGCGAGGACATCGAAGGCAGCAAGCGGCTGGTAGCCTACGTGGTACCGGACGAAGGGGCGGGCATGGATCCAGAGGTGCTACGCCAGCTCGCCCGCGCGAAGCTCCCGGAGCACATGGTTCCCTCGGTGGTGGTGCCACTGGACGCACTGCCCTTGTCGCCGAACGGCAAGGTGGACCGCAGGGCGCTCCCCGCGCCGGAGGCGCTCGCGCGCGAGGCCCGCCACACGTATGTCGCGCCTCGGACCAGCACGCAAGCCCTGCTGTGCTCCCTCGGAGCCGAGGTCCTGCGCCTGGAACGGGTCGGCATCCGCGACAACTTCTTCGACCTCGGCGGCGACTCCATCTTGGGCGTGCAGCTGATCGGCCGGGCGAACCGGGCTGGCCTGAACCTGACCCCGAAGCAACTCTTCGATCACCAGACGTTCGAGGAACTCGCGGCGGTGGCTGGTACCGGTGGGGCCATCACCGCGGAGCAGGGCCTGGTCAAGGGCGACGTCCCGCTCACCCCGATCCAGCTCTGGTTCTTCCGGCAGCCCCAACCCGCCCCCCACCACTTCAACCAGGCCGTGCTGCTGGAAACCCACGCGCTCTTCCGCCCGGACCTCCTTGAGCCGGCGATCCAGGCACTCCTTGCCCACCACGATGCGCTCCGGCTGCGCTTCGAAGAAACCGGGCATGGCTGGACCCAGCACTGTGTCGAGATGGAGCGCGCCCCGGCCGTGAGCATGTTCGATCTCTCCGGCTTGCCTCCGGAACGTCAGCGCCGCGAGCTAGAGGCTACTGCGGCAAGGCTGCAAGAGAGCCTGGATCTCCAGCAGGGCCCGTTGCTGCGGGCCGCGTGGTTCGACCTCGGCCACGGGAATCCGGGACGCCTGCTGCTCTTCGCCCACCACCTGGCCGTGGACGGCTTCTCCTGGCGCGTCCTGCTGGAGGATCTCCAGGCGGCGCACCAGGAACTCCTCCAGGGCCGCGAACTCCTTCTCCCCGCGAAGACCACCTCGTACCAGCACTGGTCTAGGCGGCTGCGCGAGTACGCGGCCTCTTCCGCCCCCGCCTTCGACTACTGGCGGCGGCAGGATCGCTCCAACGTGGCGAGGCTCCCAGAGGACGTGCCCGGAGATTCGGCCCCCAGCGACACCGCCGCGGATGCCCGGACCTACTCCGTAGAGCTCGGCGCGGAGGAGACGTCCGCGCTCCTCCGCGAGGTGCTTGAGACATTCCGCTGCGGGATGAACGATGTCCTGCTCACTGCGCTCGCCTCCGTGCTCGCGCATTGGACGGGCGGCCGCAGGTGGCTCGTGGACATGGAGGGCCATGGCCGGGAGCCGCTGTTCGATGACGTTGACCTCTCGCGCACGGTGGGGTGGTTCACCTCGATCTTCCCTGCCGTGCTCGAAGCGTCCGCGAATGACGGCCTGCTGGAGCTGCTGGAGTCCGTGAAGGCCCAGCTCCAGCGCATCCCGAACCAGGGCATCGACTTCGGCGTCCTGCGCTACCTGCGCCAGGATGACGCCGGTGGAGCACCTGCGGACGAAGCGCAGGTGCTGTTCAATTACCTGGGGCAATTCGATCAGGTGTTCGCGGGCGACGGCCTCTTTCAACCCGCGGAAGAGTCCCCTGGCCCAACCGTCAGCCCCCTGGCGCCACGCACCCACGCGCTCGAGGTCAACGGGCTGATCCACGGCGGCCGGCTGAGGATCGGCTGGACCTACAGCGAGGCCCGCCACCGCGCCGCGACGATCGCGCAGCTCGCGGAGCGCTTCCTCCAGGTGCTGAGGGAGCTCGTCGCGCTCGCGCGGGCGGGCGGGCACCGGGGCCGCGCGGCCAGTTTCCCGCTCGCACGGCTGGCACCGATGGCGCTTGAGCGCCTGCTGGCGGATGCACCCGGCACGGAAGACGTGTATCCACTCGTGCTCGGCCAGCGCGAGATGTTCAAGCACACGCGAGCCCACCCCGGGGCGTGGGCTTACTTCACCCAGCTCTCCTGCCGGGTGGTGGGCCCCTTCTCTCCGGACGCCTTCGTCGCGGCCTGCCAGCGTGTGATGGAGCGGCACCCGGCACTCCGCAGCTCGGTGGCGCTGGAGGCCATGCCGGAGCCCCACCAGCTCGTCCACCGCGAACCTGTGCTTCCCGTCGAGCGGCTCGACTGGACAGAGCGGACGGACAGTGACGTGCGCGCCACGTTGGAGCAGTTACTCGAGGCGGACCGCGAGACCAGCTTCAGCCCAGACCGGCCGCCGCTGCTGCGGCTCACGTTCATCCAGCTCGCGCCCCAGGCGTTCCACCTCGTGTGGAGTAGCCACCACGGCATGCTCGACGGTTGGAGCATGTCCCTGCTGCTGGAAGAGGTGTTCACTGTGTACGGCGCCATCTCTCGCGGCGCCCCCGTGGAGCTGCCGCCGCGGCCCCCCTTCCGGGAACTCGTCGTCTGGTTGCAGCGCCAGCAGCCCTGGCGCGCCGAGGCATACTGGCGGCGCGAGTTGGCGGACTTGACCGGACCACCGGTGGCATCCCGTTCCCCGGCTGGCGGGCAGCGCTTTCTGGAGCATGAGCGGTATGCGGAACGAACGATCGAGATGGCGCCGACCACCACAGAAGCGCTCCAGGAACTGGCGAGGGCACATCGGCTCACACTGAACACCCTGATCCAAGGTGCATGGGCGCTGGTTCTGGCCAATGACCACCGCACCCAGGAGGTCGTCTTCGGCGTGACCGCAGCCGTGCGCCCCGTGGACATCCCTGGGGTGGAGGACATGGTCGGCCACCTGATCAACACGCTTCCCGCGCGGGTCCGGCTTGTGCCGGGCGCACCCGTCCTCGAGTGGCTGGCCCAGCTGCAAGCCCAGCAGGTAGAGCAACGCCAGTTCGGCCACGTTCCTCTCTCGACGGTGCGGCGTTGGACCGGGCTGCCGGACGACAGCCCCCTGTTCGACAGCGTCCTCCGCTTCGAGAACTACCCCATCCGCTTCGTCCTCGAGCGCGCGGCGCCGGGATTCACGGTGGAGGCCATGAGGATCATCGATCGCTGGCCCTACCCGCTGTCACTGGTGGCAGTCCCGGGTCCCCCGCTGAGGCTCGAGCTCGGCTGGCAGCGCGATCGGATTGACGAGGACACGGCCACGCGTGCTCTGGAGCAAATGCAGTACGTGCTTGAGCGTCTCCTCGGGGACCCCGGACAAACACTGTCCGCACTGGTGGAGGGCCTCCAGGGGCAGACGCTCCCTGCCAGCGGCTCGCTCGGTCCCTCTGCGACGGCCCGGACTTCCCCCGGCGCGGGTTGA